The Anopheles merus strain MAF chromosome 2L, AmerM5.1, whole genome shotgun sequence genome has a segment encoding these proteins:
- the LOC121594092 gene encoding chymotrypsin inhibitor-like isoform X1, which yields MKAATVLLAFAMLILPAMSVHAAEKCGGDNEHYLTCGPVQQPTCDNPSVENDLIGCAQGCFCKPDYIRHAEGGICVDINACPY from the exons ATGAAGGCTGCAACTGTGCTGTTGGCATTCGCCATGCTTATCCTTCCCGCGATGAGTGTTCACGCTG CAGAGAAATGTGGTGGTGACAACGAGCACTACCTCACGTGTGGTCCAGTGCAACAACCGACCTGCGACAATCCGTCGGTAGAGAACGATCTCATTGGCTGTGCACAAGGGTGCTTCTGTAAGCCGGACTACATTCGACATGCAGAAGGCGGAATATGCGTAGACATTAATGCCTGCCCATATTAG
- the LOC121594092 gene encoding chymotrypsin inhibitor-like isoform X2, with the protein MKAATVLLAFAMLILPAMSVHAEKCGGDNEHYLTCGPVQQPTCDNPSVENDLIGCAQGCFCKPDYIRHAEGGICVDINACPY; encoded by the exons ATGAAGGCTGCAACTGTGCTGTTGGCATTCGCCATGCTTATCCTTCCCGCGATGAGTGTTCACGCTG AGAAATGTGGTGGTGACAACGAGCACTACCTCACGTGTGGTCCAGTGCAACAACCGACCTGCGACAATCCGTCGGTAGAGAACGATCTCATTGGCTGTGCACAAGGGTGCTTCTGTAAGCCGGACTACATTCGACATGCAGAAGGCGGAATATGCGTAGACATTAATGCCTGCCCATATTAG
- the LOC121594090 gene encoding chymotrypsin-elastase inhibitor ixodidin-like, which translates to MKSTQALVLLAALLVSVVIADGDDECPPNEEWDWCGITCEEHCNRPPIIVCPSLECIEGCFCKEGFLRKTNDGGNCVRRRDCPLPGETIKQ; encoded by the exons ATGAAATCTACCCAAGCTCTGGTGCTTTTGGCGGCCCTGCTGGTTAGCGTTGTTATCGCTGATGGCG ACGATGAATGCCCTCCCAATGAGGAGTGGGATTGGTGTGGAATAACTTGCGAGGAGCACTGCAACAGACCACCAATCATCGTGTGTCCCTCGTTGGAATGCATTGAGGGATGCTTTTGTAAGGAAGGATTTCTGCGTAAAACCAACGATGGGGGGAACTGCGTTCGGCGAAGAGATTGCCCACTCCCTGGTGAGACCATCAAACAGTAG
- the LOC121594091 gene encoding venom peptide SjAPI-like has product MKSTTVLFAFGMLILATMSVHANEETCEGENEQYEKCIPKDPMTCANQVEIMLGCKPGCTCKPLYIRDSWPGGKCIPLEDCPK; this is encoded by the exons ATGAAGTCTACAACGGTGCTGTTCGCATTCGGCATGCTTATCCTTGCCACGATGAGTGTGCACGCTAACG AAGAGACATGTGAAGGCGAAAACGAACAATACGAAAAATGTATCCCCAAGGACCCGATGACCTGCGCTAATCAAGTCGAGATAATGCTTGGATGTAAACCAGGGTGCACCTGCAAACCATTATACATTCGAGATAGCTGGCCAGGCGGAAAATGCATTCCGCTGGAGGACTGTCCGAAGTAG
- the LOC121594088 gene encoding E3 ubiquitin-protein ligase parkin, with protein sequence MFDLFGFIRQLIGSMLAIFSFGKKKLSNSLSVYVKTNTGNTLAVDLEPHMDIKDVKEMVAPRLGLEPQELKIIFAGRELSDTTTISECDLGQQSIIHVVKSRPTAIKTPQKRQAKPALNATISEEPSPEEQQQQQQHNKPLSETMSELTVLDERNGDQSIPIGRTKAHFFVYCSQCEKVCTGKLRVRCGICGSGAFTVHRDPTCWDDVLKRKRITGHCENYEVPCVENDEGEPPFTEFYFKCSEHSSGGEKDFAAPLSLIKTNHKNIPCIACTDTSETILVFPCVAGHVSCLDCFRQYCVTRLLERQFVEHPTGGYTLQCPAGCDNSFIEDVHHFKLLNKEQYERYQRFATEEFVLKNGGVLCPQPGCGMGLLVDPECRRIQCQNGCGYVFCRSCLQGYHIGECFETPTPSTPGNEQGYAIDPLRASEARWDEATKIAIKVTTKPCPQCRTATERDGGCMHMVCTRSGCGFEWCWVCQTPWTRDCMAAHWFG encoded by the exons ATGTTCGATTTGTTCGGGTTTATTAGACAATTGATCGGCAGCATGTTGGCGATATTTTCCTTCGGCAAAAAGAAGCTCTCCAACTCGCTGAGCGTGTACGTGAAGACCAACACGGGCAATACGCTGGCGGTGGACCTCGAGCCGCACATGGACATAAAAGACGTGAAGGAGATGGTCGCGCCCCGGCTGGGGCTGGAACCGCAGGAGCTGAAGATCATATTCGCTGGCCGAGAGCTGTCCGATACGACGACGATCAGT GAATGTGACCTAGGGCAGCAGTCAATAATACACGTCGTAAAAAGTAGACCGACCGCTATCAAGACACCGCAGAAGAGACAGGCAAAACCGGCACTGAATGCAACCATCTCGGAGGAACCGTCGCCGgaggaacagcagcagcaacagcagcacaacaaacCCCTCTCGGAGACGATGTCCGAGCTGACGGTGTTGGACGAACGGAATGGTGACCAGTCCATCCCGATCGGCCGCACAAAAGCACACTTTTTCGTGTACTGCTCACAGTGCGAAAAGGTTTGCACCGGAAAGCTGCGTGTACGGTGCGGCATCTGTGGCAGTGGAGCGTTCACCGTTCATCGAGATCCGACCTGCTGGGACGATGTGCTGAAGCGGAAGCGCATTACGGGGCACTGTGAAAATTATGAGGTTCCTTGTGTG GAAAATGACGAAGGAGAACCACCGTTTACGGAGTTTTACTTCAAGTGCTCCGAACACTCGTCCGGTGGTGAGAAAGACTTTGCTGCTCCTCTGAGCCTGATCAAGACGAACCACAAAAATATCCCCTGTATTGCTTGCACCGACACGAG TGAAACAATTCTCGTGTTCCCGTGTGTTGCCGGCCATGTCTCCTGTTTGGATTGCTTCCGCCAGTACTGTGTTACCCGGCTGCTGGAGCGCCAGTTTGTGGAGCATCCCACCGGCGGCTACACACTGCAATGTCCTGCCGGATGCGACAATTCCTTCATCGAGGATGTGCACCACTTTAAGCTGCTGAACAAGGAGCAGTACGAGCGGTACCAGCGGTTCGCGACGGAAGAGTTTGTGCTAAAGAACGGCGGTGTGCTCTGTCCCCAGCCGGGCTGCGGAATGGGACTGCTGGTCGATCCCGAGTGTCGACGGATTCAGTGCCAGAATGGTTGTGGT TACGTGTTCTGTCGAAGCTGCCTGCAGGGCTACCATATAGGGGAGTGCTTCGAAACGCCCACCCCCAGCACGCCCGGCAACGAGCAGGGGTACGCGATCGATCCGCTGCGCGCGTCGGAAGCGCGCTGGGACGAGGCGACCAAGATCGCGATCAAGGTGACGACGAAACCGTGCCCCCAGTGCCGCACCGCAACCGAGCGCGACGGTGGCTGCATGCATATGGTTTGCACCCGGTCCGGCTGCGGGTTCGAGTGGTGCTGGGTGTGCCAAACCCCGTGGACGCGTGACTGTATGGCGGCGCACTGGTTTGGAtga
- the LOC121594085 gene encoding hornerin-like isoform X3 gives MDCCSSTTTASYADYRQHAMNGNFCYPYAPSMLRSASPYPLAGGGGGGGGGGARYGTSYRSSPLPGGGYHGAASPHAPYDGYDKYYGGGYGHHGPSGYGSGYYGNYHPSAYRDYGPGHYNGHYYHQSQSPYARAGGGAASPMYGGYLYPSAAAAAGRHYGATSSLQQQHHPFGGSRDPYPYHGQREQQHQQQYSSFANYTHLPPYRNGAHPDHPAGGKSHHQHPQQQQQQQFPAHQSFPGSHNERGMTTGGGGGGSSSSSNSHTSNGGSSMVGDGPPSNTTTNTASSGYGSPGTDYTLPGSSYSSGDSPPHQHPPAGGDERESSGGATSRTPTATPTPAAALALGAATAAAAEFPLSTKDTRMRKPKERKLQRAANGNGGGAGGDSGHGSRSGSPSATVNGLSSGSNGATRMKSLDALTNLCWPEEDQFPGRMRKYSTANGLKGRDGNNSRKETNELEGGTAASPSRTAGPTRRTKKQTSKQSKETKSTSAESREKQTNNSATTVTPPVEIKHVTPLPGFQQAFGSTEIGKFSEVFFNSSPTSANHSPPTPPAHHHPLQLQQEQHHQSGQHQQQQQQQGHQQSGVAHQSQHGTTTMQQLVMESLNAYESDVDTLSPQPWEAHGAAPPVDAYDSTPGTTGYGLPISASHFHPSYYESSSYSDHAVDSPLGNYFSEMTCNEFVN, from the exons ATGGATTGTTGCAGCAGCACTACTACTGCCAGCTACGCAGACTACAGGCAGCACGCGATGAACGGCAACTTCTGCTACCCGTACGCGCCCAGCATGCTGCGCAGTGCGTCACCGTACCCGTtggccggcggcggcggcggcggcggtggtggaggCGCCCGGTACGGCACTAGCTATCGATCTTCCCCGCTGCCGGGCGGCGGCTACCATGGGGCCGCCTCGCCGCACGCCCCGTACGATGGGTACGATAAGTACTACGGCGGCGGCTACGGGCATCACGGACCGTCGGGCTACGGCAGCGGTTACTATGGCAACTACCACCCGTCGGCCTACCGGGACTATGGTCCGGGGCACTACAACGgccactactaccaccaatCACAGTCACCGTACGCTCGGGCAGGTGGTGGTGCGGCCTCGCCCATGTACGGTGGCTACCTGTACCcatcggcggcggcggcggcgggccGCCATTATGGGGCCACTTCCagcctccagcagcagcatcatccgtTCGGTGGTTCCCGCGACCCGTACCCCTATCACGGGCAGCGggaacaacaacaccagcaacagtATTCGAGCTTCGCCAACTACACTCACCTGCCACCGTACCGGAACGGCGCGCATCCTGATCATCCTGCTGGGGGGAAATCACACCATCAGcacccacagcagcagcagcaacagcagtttccagcgcaccAAAGCTTCCCAGGAAGTCACAACGAACGGGGGATGACGACGGGTGGTGGAGgaggcggcagcagcagcagcagtaacagcCACACCAGCAACGGCGGCAGCAGTATGGTCGGTGATGGTCCACCGtcgaacaccaccaccaatacTGCTTCGTCCGGGTATGGGTCACCGGGCACCGATTACACGCTGCCCGGTTCCTCCTACAGCTCGGGGGATAGTCCACCCCACCAGCATCCACCAGCGGGCGGGGACGAGCGGGAGTCGAGCGGCGGTGCTACCTCCCGCACACCCACCGCAACACCCACACCAGCAGCGGCACTCGCTCTCGGTGCAGCAACAG cagcagcagccgagtTCCCGCTCAGCACAAAGGACACCCGTATGCGAAAGCCCAAGGAGCGCAAGCTGCAGCGTGCCGCCAATGGAAACGGCGGTGGAGCTGGTGGTGACAGTGGCCATGGCAGCCGGTCCGGCAGCCCATCGGCAACCGTGAACGGGTTAAGCAGCGGGAGCAACGGTGCGACAAGGATGAAATCGCTGGATGCACTTACA AATTTGTGCTGGCCCGAAGAGGATCAATTTCCTGGACGAATGCGAAAATACTCAACCGCCAATGGATTGAAAGGCAGAGATGGAAACAACAGTAGAAAG GAAACCAACGAATTGGAAGGTGGCACCGCGGCGTCCCCCAGCCGAACTGCCGGCCCAACGAGACGCACGAAAAAGCAGACCAGCAAGCAGTCGAAGGAAACGAAATCAACGTCCGCCGAAAGTAGGGAAAAGCAAACGAACAACAGTGCCACCACGGTGACGCCACCGGTAGAAATCAAG CACGTAACTCCGCTGCCGGGCTTCCAGCAAGCGTTCGGTTCCACCGAGATCGGTAAGTTCTCGGAGGTGTTCTTCAACAGCAGTCCAACGTCAGCGAACCACAGTCCACCGACGCCACCGGCTCATCACCATCCGCTCCAGCTGCAACAAGAACAACATCACCAGTCCGgccaacatcagcagcagcagcaacagcaggggCACCAGCAGTCGGGTGTGGCTCATCAATCACAGCACGGCACAACCACCATGCAGCAACTCGTCATGGAATCGCTCAATGCGTACGAATCCGACGTGGATACGCTAAGCCCACAGCCCTGGGAGGCGCACGGAGCGGCTCCACCGGTGGACGCGTACGACAGCACACCGGGCACCACCGGGTACGGTCTGCCGATCAGTGCCAGCCACTTTCATCCGTCGTACTACGAATCGTCATCCTACTCCGACCATGCCGTCGACTCGCCGCTGGGAAACTATTTCAGCGAAATGACATGCAACGAGTTTGTGAACTAA
- the LOC121594085 gene encoding hornerin-like isoform X1 has product MDCCSSTTTASYADYRQHAMNGNFCYPYAPSMLRSASPYPLAGGGGGGGGGGARYGTSYRSSPLPGGGYHGAASPHAPYDGYDKYYGGGYGHHGPSGYGSGYYGNYHPSAYRDYGPGHYNGHYYHQSQSPYARAGGGAASPMYGGYLYPSAAAAAGRHYGATSSLQQQHHPFGGSRDPYPYHGQREQQHQQQYSSFANYTHLPPYRNGAHPDHPAGGKSHHQHPQQQQQQQFPAHQSFPGSHNERGMTTGGGGGGSSSSSNSHTSNGGSSMVGDGPPSNTTTNTASSGYGSPGTDYTLPGSSYSSGDSPPHQHPPAGGDERESSGGATSRTPTATPTPAAALALGAATAAAAAAAEFPLSTKDTRMRKPKERKLQRAANGNGGGAGGDSGHGSRSGSPSATVNGLSSGSNGATRMKSLDALTNLCWPEEDQFPGRMRKYSTANGLKGRDGNNSRKETNELEGGTAASPSRTAGPTRRTKKQTSKQSKETKSTSAESREKQTNNSATTVTPPVEIKHVTPLPGFQQAFGSTEIGKFSEVFFNSSPTSANHSPPTPPAHHHPLQLQQEQHHQSGQHQQQQQQQGHQQSGVAHQSQHGTTTMQQLVMESLNAYESDVDTLSPQPWEAHGAAPPVDAYDSTPGTTGYGLPISASHFHPSYYESSSYSDHAVDSPLGNYFSEMTCNEFVN; this is encoded by the exons ATGGATTGTTGCAGCAGCACTACTACTGCCAGCTACGCAGACTACAGGCAGCACGCGATGAACGGCAACTTCTGCTACCCGTACGCGCCCAGCATGCTGCGCAGTGCGTCACCGTACCCGTtggccggcggcggcggcggcggcggtggtggaggCGCCCGGTACGGCACTAGCTATCGATCTTCCCCGCTGCCGGGCGGCGGCTACCATGGGGCCGCCTCGCCGCACGCCCCGTACGATGGGTACGATAAGTACTACGGCGGCGGCTACGGGCATCACGGACCGTCGGGCTACGGCAGCGGTTACTATGGCAACTACCACCCGTCGGCCTACCGGGACTATGGTCCGGGGCACTACAACGgccactactaccaccaatCACAGTCACCGTACGCTCGGGCAGGTGGTGGTGCGGCCTCGCCCATGTACGGTGGCTACCTGTACCcatcggcggcggcggcggcgggccGCCATTATGGGGCCACTTCCagcctccagcagcagcatcatccgtTCGGTGGTTCCCGCGACCCGTACCCCTATCACGGGCAGCGggaacaacaacaccagcaacagtATTCGAGCTTCGCCAACTACACTCACCTGCCACCGTACCGGAACGGCGCGCATCCTGATCATCCTGCTGGGGGGAAATCACACCATCAGcacccacagcagcagcagcaacagcagtttccagcgcaccAAAGCTTCCCAGGAAGTCACAACGAACGGGGGATGACGACGGGTGGTGGAGgaggcggcagcagcagcagcagtaacagcCACACCAGCAACGGCGGCAGCAGTATGGTCGGTGATGGTCCACCGtcgaacaccaccaccaatacTGCTTCGTCCGGGTATGGGTCACCGGGCACCGATTACACGCTGCCCGGTTCCTCCTACAGCTCGGGGGATAGTCCACCCCACCAGCATCCACCAGCGGGCGGGGACGAGCGGGAGTCGAGCGGCGGTGCTACCTCCCGCACACCCACCGCAACACCCACACCAGCAGCGGCACTCGCTCTCGGTGCAGCAACAG cagcagcagcagcagcagccgagtTCCCGCTCAGCACAAAGGACACCCGTATGCGAAAGCCCAAGGAGCGCAAGCTGCAGCGTGCCGCCAATGGAAACGGCGGTGGAGCTGGTGGTGACAGTGGCCATGGCAGCCGGTCCGGCAGCCCATCGGCAACCGTGAACGGGTTAAGCAGCGGGAGCAACGGTGCGACAAGGATGAAATCGCTGGATGCACTTACA AATTTGTGCTGGCCCGAAGAGGATCAATTTCCTGGACGAATGCGAAAATACTCAACCGCCAATGGATTGAAAGGCAGAGATGGAAACAACAGTAGAAAG GAAACCAACGAATTGGAAGGTGGCACCGCGGCGTCCCCCAGCCGAACTGCCGGCCCAACGAGACGCACGAAAAAGCAGACCAGCAAGCAGTCGAAGGAAACGAAATCAACGTCCGCCGAAAGTAGGGAAAAGCAAACGAACAACAGTGCCACCACGGTGACGCCACCGGTAGAAATCAAG CACGTAACTCCGCTGCCGGGCTTCCAGCAAGCGTTCGGTTCCACCGAGATCGGTAAGTTCTCGGAGGTGTTCTTCAACAGCAGTCCAACGTCAGCGAACCACAGTCCACCGACGCCACCGGCTCATCACCATCCGCTCCAGCTGCAACAAGAACAACATCACCAGTCCGgccaacatcagcagcagcagcaacagcaggggCACCAGCAGTCGGGTGTGGCTCATCAATCACAGCACGGCACAACCACCATGCAGCAACTCGTCATGGAATCGCTCAATGCGTACGAATCCGACGTGGATACGCTAAGCCCACAGCCCTGGGAGGCGCACGGAGCGGCTCCACCGGTGGACGCGTACGACAGCACACCGGGCACCACCGGGTACGGTCTGCCGATCAGTGCCAGCCACTTTCATCCGTCGTACTACGAATCGTCATCCTACTCCGACCATGCCGTCGACTCGCCGCTGGGAAACTATTTCAGCGAAATGACATGCAACGAGTTTGTGAACTAA
- the LOC121594085 gene encoding hornerin-like isoform X2 encodes MDCCSSTTTASYADYRQHAMNGNFCYPYAPSMLRSASPYPLAGGGGGGGGGGARYGTSYRSSPLPGGGYHGAASPHAPYDGYDKYYGGGYGHHGPSGYGSGYYGNYHPSAYRDYGPGHYNGHYYHQSQSPYARAGGGAASPMYGGYLYPSAAAAAGRHYGATSSLQQQHHPFGGSRDPYPYHGQREQQHQQQYSSFANYTHLPPYRNGAHPDHPAGGKSHHQHPQQQQQQQFPAHQSFPGSHNERGMTTGGGGGGSSSSSNSHTSNGGSSMVGDGPPSNTTTNTASSGYGSPGTDYTLPGSSYSSGDSPPHQHPPAGGDERESSGGATSRTPTATPTPAAALALGAATAAAAAAEFPLSTKDTRMRKPKERKLQRAANGNGGGAGGDSGHGSRSGSPSATVNGLSSGSNGATRMKSLDALTNLCWPEEDQFPGRMRKYSTANGLKGRDGNNSRKETNELEGGTAASPSRTAGPTRRTKKQTSKQSKETKSTSAESREKQTNNSATTVTPPVEIKHVTPLPGFQQAFGSTEIGKFSEVFFNSSPTSANHSPPTPPAHHHPLQLQQEQHHQSGQHQQQQQQQGHQQSGVAHQSQHGTTTMQQLVMESLNAYESDVDTLSPQPWEAHGAAPPVDAYDSTPGTTGYGLPISASHFHPSYYESSSYSDHAVDSPLGNYFSEMTCNEFVN; translated from the exons ATGGATTGTTGCAGCAGCACTACTACTGCCAGCTACGCAGACTACAGGCAGCACGCGATGAACGGCAACTTCTGCTACCCGTACGCGCCCAGCATGCTGCGCAGTGCGTCACCGTACCCGTtggccggcggcggcggcggcggcggtggtggaggCGCCCGGTACGGCACTAGCTATCGATCTTCCCCGCTGCCGGGCGGCGGCTACCATGGGGCCGCCTCGCCGCACGCCCCGTACGATGGGTACGATAAGTACTACGGCGGCGGCTACGGGCATCACGGACCGTCGGGCTACGGCAGCGGTTACTATGGCAACTACCACCCGTCGGCCTACCGGGACTATGGTCCGGGGCACTACAACGgccactactaccaccaatCACAGTCACCGTACGCTCGGGCAGGTGGTGGTGCGGCCTCGCCCATGTACGGTGGCTACCTGTACCcatcggcggcggcggcggcgggccGCCATTATGGGGCCACTTCCagcctccagcagcagcatcatccgtTCGGTGGTTCCCGCGACCCGTACCCCTATCACGGGCAGCGggaacaacaacaccagcaacagtATTCGAGCTTCGCCAACTACACTCACCTGCCACCGTACCGGAACGGCGCGCATCCTGATCATCCTGCTGGGGGGAAATCACACCATCAGcacccacagcagcagcagcaacagcagtttccagcgcaccAAAGCTTCCCAGGAAGTCACAACGAACGGGGGATGACGACGGGTGGTGGAGgaggcggcagcagcagcagcagtaacagcCACACCAGCAACGGCGGCAGCAGTATGGTCGGTGATGGTCCACCGtcgaacaccaccaccaatacTGCTTCGTCCGGGTATGGGTCACCGGGCACCGATTACACGCTGCCCGGTTCCTCCTACAGCTCGGGGGATAGTCCACCCCACCAGCATCCACCAGCGGGCGGGGACGAGCGGGAGTCGAGCGGCGGTGCTACCTCCCGCACACCCACCGCAACACCCACACCAGCAGCGGCACTCGCTCTCGGTGCAGCAACAG cagcagcagcagcagccgagtTCCCGCTCAGCACAAAGGACACCCGTATGCGAAAGCCCAAGGAGCGCAAGCTGCAGCGTGCCGCCAATGGAAACGGCGGTGGAGCTGGTGGTGACAGTGGCCATGGCAGCCGGTCCGGCAGCCCATCGGCAACCGTGAACGGGTTAAGCAGCGGGAGCAACGGTGCGACAAGGATGAAATCGCTGGATGCACTTACA AATTTGTGCTGGCCCGAAGAGGATCAATTTCCTGGACGAATGCGAAAATACTCAACCGCCAATGGATTGAAAGGCAGAGATGGAAACAACAGTAGAAAG GAAACCAACGAATTGGAAGGTGGCACCGCGGCGTCCCCCAGCCGAACTGCCGGCCCAACGAGACGCACGAAAAAGCAGACCAGCAAGCAGTCGAAGGAAACGAAATCAACGTCCGCCGAAAGTAGGGAAAAGCAAACGAACAACAGTGCCACCACGGTGACGCCACCGGTAGAAATCAAG CACGTAACTCCGCTGCCGGGCTTCCAGCAAGCGTTCGGTTCCACCGAGATCGGTAAGTTCTCGGAGGTGTTCTTCAACAGCAGTCCAACGTCAGCGAACCACAGTCCACCGACGCCACCGGCTCATCACCATCCGCTCCAGCTGCAACAAGAACAACATCACCAGTCCGgccaacatcagcagcagcagcaacagcaggggCACCAGCAGTCGGGTGTGGCTCATCAATCACAGCACGGCACAACCACCATGCAGCAACTCGTCATGGAATCGCTCAATGCGTACGAATCCGACGTGGATACGCTAAGCCCACAGCCCTGGGAGGCGCACGGAGCGGCTCCACCGGTGGACGCGTACGACAGCACACCGGGCACCACCGGGTACGGTCTGCCGATCAGTGCCAGCCACTTTCATCCGTCGTACTACGAATCGTCATCCTACTCCGACCATGCCGTCGACTCGCCGCTGGGAAACTATTTCAGCGAAATGACATGCAACGAGTTTGTGAACTAA
- the LOC121594085 gene encoding hornerin-like isoform X4 yields MDCCSSTTTASYADYRQHAMNGNFCYPYAPSMLRSASPYPLAGGGGGGGGGGARYGTSYRSSPLPGGGYHGAASPHAPYDGYDKYYGGGYGHHGPSGYGSGYYGNYHPSAYRDYGPGHYNGHYYHQSQSPYARAGGGAASPMYGGYLYPSAAAAAGRHYGATSSLQQQHHPFGGSRDPYPYHGQREQQHQQQYSSFANYTHLPPYRNGAHPDHPAGGKSHHQHPQQQQQQQFPAHQSFPGSHNERGMTTGGGGGGSSSSSNSHTSNGGSSMVGDGPPSNTTTNTASSGYGSPGTDYTLPGSSYSSGDSPPHQHPPAGGDERESSGGATSRTPTATPTPAAALALGAATAAAEFPLSTKDTRMRKPKERKLQRAANGNGGGAGGDSGHGSRSGSPSATVNGLSSGSNGATRMKSLDALTNLCWPEEDQFPGRMRKYSTANGLKGRDGNNSRKETNELEGGTAASPSRTAGPTRRTKKQTSKQSKETKSTSAESREKQTNNSATTVTPPVEIKHVTPLPGFQQAFGSTEIGKFSEVFFNSSPTSANHSPPTPPAHHHPLQLQQEQHHQSGQHQQQQQQQGHQQSGVAHQSQHGTTTMQQLVMESLNAYESDVDTLSPQPWEAHGAAPPVDAYDSTPGTTGYGLPISASHFHPSYYESSSYSDHAVDSPLGNYFSEMTCNEFVN; encoded by the exons ATGGATTGTTGCAGCAGCACTACTACTGCCAGCTACGCAGACTACAGGCAGCACGCGATGAACGGCAACTTCTGCTACCCGTACGCGCCCAGCATGCTGCGCAGTGCGTCACCGTACCCGTtggccggcggcggcggcggcggcggtggtggaggCGCCCGGTACGGCACTAGCTATCGATCTTCCCCGCTGCCGGGCGGCGGCTACCATGGGGCCGCCTCGCCGCACGCCCCGTACGATGGGTACGATAAGTACTACGGCGGCGGCTACGGGCATCACGGACCGTCGGGCTACGGCAGCGGTTACTATGGCAACTACCACCCGTCGGCCTACCGGGACTATGGTCCGGGGCACTACAACGgccactactaccaccaatCACAGTCACCGTACGCTCGGGCAGGTGGTGGTGCGGCCTCGCCCATGTACGGTGGCTACCTGTACCcatcggcggcggcggcggcgggccGCCATTATGGGGCCACTTCCagcctccagcagcagcatcatccgtTCGGTGGTTCCCGCGACCCGTACCCCTATCACGGGCAGCGggaacaacaacaccagcaacagtATTCGAGCTTCGCCAACTACACTCACCTGCCACCGTACCGGAACGGCGCGCATCCTGATCATCCTGCTGGGGGGAAATCACACCATCAGcacccacagcagcagcagcaacagcagtttccagcgcaccAAAGCTTCCCAGGAAGTCACAACGAACGGGGGATGACGACGGGTGGTGGAGgaggcggcagcagcagcagcagtaacagcCACACCAGCAACGGCGGCAGCAGTATGGTCGGTGATGGTCCACCGtcgaacaccaccaccaatacTGCTTCGTCCGGGTATGGGTCACCGGGCACCGATTACACGCTGCCCGGTTCCTCCTACAGCTCGGGGGATAGTCCACCCCACCAGCATCCACCAGCGGGCGGGGACGAGCGGGAGTCGAGCGGCGGTGCTACCTCCCGCACACCCACCGCAACACCCACACCAGCAGCGGCACTCGCTCTCGGTGCAGCAACAG cagcagccgagtTCCCGCTCAGCACAAAGGACACCCGTATGCGAAAGCCCAAGGAGCGCAAGCTGCAGCGTGCCGCCAATGGAAACGGCGGTGGAGCTGGTGGTGACAGTGGCCATGGCAGCCGGTCCGGCAGCCCATCGGCAACCGTGAACGGGTTAAGCAGCGGGAGCAACGGTGCGACAAGGATGAAATCGCTGGATGCACTTACA AATTTGTGCTGGCCCGAAGAGGATCAATTTCCTGGACGAATGCGAAAATACTCAACCGCCAATGGATTGAAAGGCAGAGATGGAAACAACAGTAGAAAG GAAACCAACGAATTGGAAGGTGGCACCGCGGCGTCCCCCAGCCGAACTGCCGGCCCAACGAGACGCACGAAAAAGCAGACCAGCAAGCAGTCGAAGGAAACGAAATCAACGTCCGCCGAAAGTAGGGAAAAGCAAACGAACAACAGTGCCACCACGGTGACGCCACCGGTAGAAATCAAG CACGTAACTCCGCTGCCGGGCTTCCAGCAAGCGTTCGGTTCCACCGAGATCGGTAAGTTCTCGGAGGTGTTCTTCAACAGCAGTCCAACGTCAGCGAACCACAGTCCACCGACGCCACCGGCTCATCACCATCCGCTCCAGCTGCAACAAGAACAACATCACCAGTCCGgccaacatcagcagcagcagcaacagcaggggCACCAGCAGTCGGGTGTGGCTCATCAATCACAGCACGGCACAACCACCATGCAGCAACTCGTCATGGAATCGCTCAATGCGTACGAATCCGACGTGGATACGCTAAGCCCACAGCCCTGGGAGGCGCACGGAGCGGCTCCACCGGTGGACGCGTACGACAGCACACCGGGCACCACCGGGTACGGTCTGCCGATCAGTGCCAGCCACTTTCATCCGTCGTACTACGAATCGTCATCCTACTCCGACCATGCCGTCGACTCGCCGCTGGGAAACTATTTCAGCGAAATGACATGCAACGAGTTTGTGAACTAA